Proteins encoded together in one Etheostoma cragini isolate CJK2018 chromosome 11, CSU_Ecrag_1.0, whole genome shotgun sequence window:
- the dcbld2 gene encoding discoidin, CUB and LCCL domain-containing protein 2: protein MGRAVMVGRGPTGAGVLVLSILIILTTEGCRAQKGDGCGPSVLGPSSGTLSSLGYPGTYPNNTVCEWEISVLHGNRVHFHFAELDIEDSDCQVNYLRLYNGIGPERSEIEKYCGLGLKVKELIESTGNQVTVQFMSGTHHTGRGFYLSYSTTEHTDVPTCLSDGENLASSEFCKYCPAGCLTSTEEISGTIPNGYRESSPLCVAAIHAGVVSNAVGGRISVVSSKGIPHYEATLANNVTSTGGTLSNSLFTFKTNGCYGTLGLESGSVADTQLSASSVWEWNNIGQWAPSGARLKKAGLPWASSQNDQQQWLQVDLKREKRITGITTTGSTQREYQYYVTAYRVMHSNDGKQWHIYREANSTQDKIFQGNTNYLHEVRNNFIPPIMARYVRINPTLWHQRIALKLELLGCQITAGWPKPDPRSRMLPTSRRTPPPVGTKRPPHLGQTTHTPDIRNTTMPPHTGKDVAIAAVLVPVLVMVLTALILIVVCAWHWRNRKKSSEGTYDLPHWDRTDWWKSMKQLLPSKMVETEDSVRYSSSEVGRLTGRGAVPRLHAEPAEYAQPLVSGVTTLGARSTFKPDEGPDPGYSDPDLYDAPISPDVYHAYAEPLPASGSEYATPIVVDMGCHPSGGSSLNQPSTVCSFMGAGPASLLTRRDSSHSGRTAYDTPKNATGQVTPTEDLTYQVPQSSTQKPTGKS, encoded by the exons ATGGGCAGAGCGGTAATGGTGGGCAGGGGACCGACAGGGGCCGGGGTTCTCGTCCTGTCGATTCTCATCATTCTCACCACGGAAGGCTGTCGAGCGCAGAAAG GTGATGGCTGTGGCCCCAGTGTACTTGGCCCCAGCAGTGGGACTCTGTCATCTCTGGGTTACCCGGGGACATACCCGAAcaacacagtgtgtgaatgggagATCAGCGTGCTCCATGGCAACAGGGTCCACTTTCACTTTGCTGAGCTGGACATAGAAGACAGCGACTGCCAGGTCAACTACCTCCGCCTCTACAATGGCATTGGACCCGAGAGGAGTGAGATTG AGAAGTACTGCGGTTTGGGTCTGAAGGTAAAGGAGCTGATTGAGTCCACTGGCAACCAGGTCACTGTCCAGTTCATGAGTGGGACCCACCACACCGGACGTGGATTCTACCTGTCCTACTCCACCACCGAACACACAG ATGT TCCTACATGTCTAAGTGATGGTGAAAATCT TGCATCATCTGAGTTTTG TAAATACTGTCCAGCAGGCTGCTTGACATCTACCGAGGAGATTTCTGGAACTATACCTAATGGATACAGAGAG tcctctcctttgtGTGTGGCAGCCATCCATGCAGGTGTGGTGTCTAACGCTGTGGGAGGGAGGATCAGTGTGGTCAGCAGCAAAGGCATCCCTCACTACGAGGCCACGCTGGCTAACAATGTCACTTCCACTGG AGGAACTTTGTCAAACAGCCTCTTCACTTTCAAGACCAATg GCTGCTATGGAACGCTTGGTTTAGAGTCTGGCAGCGTAGCGGATACTCAGCTGTCTGCTTCGTCTGTGTGGGAGTGGAACAACATTGGTCAGTGGGCGCCATCAGGGGCACGCCTTAAAAAGGCGGGGCTGCCCTGGGCATCTTCTCAGAATGACCAGCAGCAGTGGCTGCAGGTCGATCTCAAGAGGGAGAAGAGAATCACAG GTATCACCACCACCGGCTCCACCCAACGAGAATACCAGTACTATGTTACAGCATACCGGGTCATGCACAGTAATGATGGCAAGCAGTGGCACATCTACAGGGAAGCAAATTCTACACAAGACAAG ATTTTCCAAGGCAACACCAACTACCTGCATGAGGTGAGGAATAACTTCATTCCCCCAATTATGGCCCGGTATGTGAGAATAAATCCAACCCTGTGGCACCAGAGAATTGCTCTTAAATTGGAGTTGCTTGGCTGCCAAATTACTGCAGGT TGGCCAAAACCAGATCCGAGGTCAAGGATGTTACCCACCTCTCGTCGTACTCCACCTCCTGTGGGTACTAAACGCCCCCCTCACCTTGGCCAAACCACACACACCCCAGACATCAGAAACACCACCATGCCTCCTCACACTGGCAAag ATGTTGCGATTGCAGCAGTTCTGGTGCCTGTTTTGGTCATGGTTCTGACTGCTCTCATCTTGATTGTGGTTTGTGCTTGGCACTGGAGGAACag GAAAAAAAGTTCTGAAGGAACATATGATCTCCCTCACTGGGACCGCACAG ACTGGTGGAAAAGCATGAAGCAGCTGTTGCCCTCCAAGATGGTAGAGACCGAGGATTCAGTGCGGTACAGCAGCAGTGAGGTGGGCCGGCTAACGGGAAGAGGTGCTGTACCCAGGCTACATGCTGAACCTGCAG AATATGCTCAGCCCCTGGTGAGTGGTGTTACGACATTAGGTGCCCGGTCAACCTTTAAACCAGACGAGGGGCCCGACCCAGGATACTCAGATCCTGACCTGTACGACGCTCCCATCTCACCAGACGTGTACCACGCTTATGCAGAACCCTTACCAGCCTCAGGATCTGAATACGCCACACCCATAGTGGTTGATATGGGATGCCACCCATCAGGGGGCTCCTCTTTGAACCAGCCCTCCACGGTGTGTAGTTTCATGGGTGCCGGGCCTGCTTCCCTGCTCACGCGGAGAGACAGTAGCCATTCAGGGAGGACGGCTTATGATACACCCAAGAATGCCACTGGACAGGTCACACCCACTGAGGATCTGACCTATCAGGTACCTCAGAGTAGCACTCAGAAGCCAACGGGAAAGAGCTGA